In the genome of Palaemon carinicauda isolate YSFRI2023 chromosome 13, ASM3689809v2, whole genome shotgun sequence, one region contains:
- the LOC137652568 gene encoding uncharacterized protein translates to MGLIVDLLSETQRALVETYSESVYQNLVTELQEERESHSNGECFPPSIEAAEGEVQEYASFRELFTIHVDQRADLDDVPKFTYLLGTLGREPIRIVKSLSVTAANYKIALDLLDRQYGNVHQTLVILHRKLANIFVPSLDPVGSKS, encoded by the exons atgggcctcatAGTCGACTTACTGAGTGAAACACAACGTGCATTAGTAGAAACCTACTCTGAATCagtgtaccagaatctggtcacgGAATTACAAGAGGAG AGGGAAAGTCACTCCAACGGGGAATGTTTCCCTCCCTCGATTGAAGCCGctgaaggggaagtgcaggaatatgcttcattccgagagctctttacgatacatgtaGATCAAAGAGCAGATTTAGATGATGTACCTAAATTCACATATCTGTTGGGGACCTTAGGCAGAGAGCCAATTAGGATCGTGAAatccctaagtgtaaccgccgcgaactataaaATAGCGTTGGATCTTTTAGATAGACAGTATGGTAATGTCCATCAGACACTCGTAATTTTGCACAGAAagttggctaatatctttgtaccctcattaGATCCTGTAGGATCTAAGAGCTGA
- the LOC137652569 gene encoding uncharacterized protein, translated as MLEDDALQRGDKLEPGKRVDISVRAKTKPIQNNSCPFCNELHPPHGYHQVTDVAARRRILLKRGLYFNCTKSGHRSDKCPVLNSCQNCNANHHTPICGNYNAGRRPQSGPSNSSSPPTTSPPPVVNATPRQHETKDKVESKQCKGAKIAQTSDVDLPCTILPTAMAEVNHKQGSKRVHLFLDSGSQKSFISAKTERQLGLPVVGRVALNIAPFGSTEINGQPDVISCRVEMGKRTVRMKLVAHENVDVPIHNAGYVQVRQHLLSKGVTLADPENKSNVLKNVHILVGADYFSYFIIGIKKVDGINLFLTHNGISPYGKVPQWLLEGKRIEQVKTLRVCKIASEPYQFDVDEWWRLDRVGIALSEQYTVRESEAM; from the coding sequence atgctcgaggacgatgccttgcaacgaggagataaacttgaacctgGCAAGAGAGTAGACATCAGTGTAAGAGCGAAGACAAAACCCATCCAaaataattcttgtcccttttgtaacgaacTGCACCCGCCTCACGGATACCATCAagtaactgacgtggctgccaGACGTCGTATTTTGCTAAAACGGGGCCTCTATTTCAATTGTACCAAGtctggtcatcgaagtgataagtgtccCGTCCTAAACTCTTGTCAAAATTGTAATGCTAACCACCACACACCCATTTGTGGTAATTAtaatgcgggaagacgaccgcaatcaggtccaagtaatagtagtagtccgCCTACAACGTCCCCCCCacccgtagtaaatgcgacaccTCGACAGCACGAAACTAAAGATAAAGTGGAATCCAAACAGTGCAAAGGTGCAAAGATCGCACAGACGTCCGACGTGGACCTCCCATGTACTatcttgccaacggctatggctGAAGTCAATCAtaaacaaggtagcaagcgagtccaCTTGTTCCTCGATTCAGGAAGCCAAAAGAGCTTCATATCTGCGAAAACCGAGAGACAATTAGGCCTACCAGTGGTAGGAAGGGTAGCATTGAACATAGCTCCATTTGGCTCCACAGAAATAAACGGACAACCTGATGTCATAAGCTGTAGGGTGGAGATGGGAAAAAGAACAGTAAGAATGAAGCTGGTGGCACACGAAAacgttgacgtcccaatacataacgctggttatgtacaagtcagacagcatctgttgagtaagggagtcacATTAGCCGATCCAGAGAACAAGTCCAATGTGCTGAAAAATGTTCACATTTTAGTAGgcgctgattattttagctacttcatcataggcatcaagaaggttgatgggataaatcttttcctgacccataatggtatatcgccatatgggaaagtgccgcagtggctattgGAAGGGAAAAGGATCGAACAGGTGAAAACGCTGAGAGTATGTAAAATTGCGAGTGAGCCAtaccagtttgacgtagatgagtggtggcgtttggaccgtgttggcatcgccctatcagagcaatatactgttcgcGAGTCGGAAGCCATGTGA